One region of Rhizoctonia solani chromosome 9, complete sequence genomic DNA includes:
- a CDS encoding Cys/Met metabolism PLP-dependent enzyme, with the protein MSNYDFYKEPEFDTLQLHAGQTPDPATNARAVPIYASTSFVFNDSQHGADLFGLRALGNIYSRIGNPTQDVFEKRIAALEGGAAAVAAASGQAAQFMAISTIANAGDNIVSTSYLYGGTYNQFKVLLKKYGITVKFVKDDSPEAFAAAIDENTKAIYVESIGNPKYNIAPLPELAKVAHDHNCRSLSTTLLAPEDTMSSQSSMARIFATKWIGGHGTTIAGVIVDAGKFDWAASGRFPSFTEPSEGYHGLKFSETFGPLAFAVKLRVEILRDLGASLNPFGAFLLLQGLETLSLRAQRHADNALALAQWLEQHPAVSWVSYPGLPSHPSHANAKRLLRPNTYGGVLSFGVKGDANIGSAVVDKLKLASNLANVGDAKTLQLTAEEQFASGVTPDLIRVSVGTEDISDIIADFSHAFAIAVPEPARAQEKNPAGATHHAQL; encoded by the exons ATGTCCAACTACGATTTTTACAA GGAACCCGAGTTCGACACTCTCCAATTGCATGCGGGTCAGACCCCGGACCCTGCAACAAATGCTCGCGCGGTTCCCATTTACGCGTCGACGAGTTTCGTGTTCAATGACTCGCAG CATGGCGCTGATCTCTTTGGCTTGAGGGCTCTCGGCAACATCTATAGCCGTATTGGCAACCCTACCCAAGATGTCTTCGAGAAGCGGATCGCAGCACTGGAAGGTGGAGCTGCCGCTGTCGCCGCCGCCAGTGGCCAGGCTGCCCAGTTCATGGCCATTTCTACCATCGCGAATGCTGGAGATAACATTGTTAGCAC CTCATATCTATATGGTGGA ACATACAATCAATTTAAGG TCCTTCTGAAGAAGTATGGAATTACGGTCAAGTTTGTCAAGGATGACTCTCCAGAGGCATTTGCTGCAGCCATCGACGAGAACACCAAGGCGATCTATGTCGAGAGTATCGGAAACCCCAAGTATAATATCGCCCCCCTCCCGGAGCTCGCAAAG GTTGCCCACGATCACAACTGCCGCTCATTGTCGACAACACTTTTGGCGCCGGAGGATACTATGTCAAGCCAATCGAGCATGGCGCGGATATT TGCAACAAAATGGATTGGAGGCCATGGTACTACAATTGCCGGCGTCATCGTTGATGCAGGTAAATTCGATTGGGCCGCATCTGGTCGTTTCCCAAGCTTTACCGAGCCAAGTGAGGGGTACCATGGTCTCAAG TTTAGTGAAACATTCGGTCCCCTCGCGTTTGCCGTCAAGTTACGCGTGGAAATCCttcgtgacctcggcgcgtCTCTCAATCCTTTCGGGGCGTTCTTGCTGCTCCAAGGTCTCGAGACTCTGAGTTTGCGAGCTCAGAGGCATGCCGATAACGCTCTCGCCCTTGCACA ATGGCTCGAGCAACACCCGGCCGTATCATGGGTTTCTTATCCCGGCCTCCCCAGTCATCCTAGTCATGCAAATGCCAAGAGGTTACTTCGCCCGAACACCTACGGAGGTGTGCTAAGCTTTGGCGTCAAGGGTGATGCAAACATCGGAAGCGCTGTTGTcgacaagctcaagctcgCCAGCAATCTTGCCAATGTGGGCGATGCAAAGACGTTG CAACTCACGGCCGAGGAGCAGTTCGCATCGGGTGTAACTCCCGACCTCATCCGG GTGTCTGTCGGAACCGAGGATATCTCGGATATCATCGCTGACTTTAGCCATGCATTCGCGATTGCGGTCCCAGAGCCCGCCAGGGCTCAAGAGAAGAATCCTGCTGGCGCAACACACCATGCACAGCTGTGA